Genomic window (Apium graveolens chloroplast, complete genome):
TACTTCTAATGTCGAATCAGGATCAACTAGGACAGAAATAAAGCATTGGGTCGAACTCTTCTTTGGTGTCAAGGTAATAGCTATGAATAGTCATCGACTTCCGGGAAAGGGTAGAAGAATGGGACCTATTATGGGACAGACAAT
Coding sequences:
- the rpl23 gene encoding ribosomal protein L23, giving the protein MDGIKYAVFTDKSIRLLGKNQYTSNVESGSTRTEIKHWVELFFGVKVIAMNSHRLPGKGRRMGPIMGQTMHYRRMIITLQPGYSIPPLRKKRT